The segment CCCCTACTTCCTGACGCAGACCTTCAGAAATCGCACGTACTGCATATTTGGTGGCGCAGTACACCGCAGCGGTTGGGCTAACCGTATAGGCGCCAATGGATGCGATATTGATGATCTGCCCTGCACGCTGTCGCTGCATTACTGGAAGCGCCGCGGCGATGCCATGCAGCACGCCTCGAATGTTCACGTCAATCATCTGGTCCCACTCTTGGACCTTGAGTGCTTCGAGTTTTGAAAGCGGCATGACCCCAGCGTTATTGATGAGGACGTCAATGCGACCGTGCAGCGACATGGCGAAATCAACGAAGGACTGCATGCTGTCCAAGCGCGTGACATCCAGCGCCTGTACATCGGCTGTACCTCCCGCCAAGCGAAGCTCGTTGGCGACCGCATGTAGGCGATCAATGCGACGGGCACCCAGCACTACGCTGGCGCCTTTGCTTGCGAGCAAGCGGGCTGTTGCTTCACCGATACCGCTGCTGGCCCCGGTGATGACGACGACTTTGCCTTGAATACCGTCCATATGTCGCTCCTGCTTCAGCTTGGAAAAGCCACCTTGATGGCAGCGGGTGAACCCAAGATTAGGAGGCATGAGGTGGTACGGGTTATGCGATTTCTGCCAATCGCTTGCATGATTCTGCAAGAGCGACGTGCGACGAGGGCGAGCAATACCCCGGGTTCGGCTTGCGTGCAGGGCGTCAATGTACGTCGGCAATGCCCGCTGCTTTCAAGCGCCGATACAACGTACGTTCGCTGATACCCAACTGCTTGGCCAGCTCACTGCGCGACCCCTTGAAATGACTGAGCACCTGTATGAGATCTGCCGGTCGACTTGCGTAGGCGCGCACTTCGGCAGGTAGCGACACCACGTCTTCTGGCAAGTGTTCCGGCTCAATGACGCCTTCATCGGCAAACAGACGTGCCCGCTCCAGGATGTTGCGTAGCTCGCGGATGTTCCCCGGAAACGGATACATCCTCAGTTGATCAAGTGCTGCATCACCGAGCGTGGGCGCGCTGGGCCCTGCGATTCTTTTCAGCAGGCTTTGGATCAACAGAGGCAAATCCTCGCTACGCTCGCGCAGTGCAGGCATGCGGATGGGGAAACCACTGATCCGATAGTACAGGTCCTCCCTGAACGTCCCGTCGGCCACCATCTGCCTCAAGGGTTTATGGGTTGCCGACACCAGTCTGAAGTCCGAATGCACGGTGCGCAGGCTACCTACTGGCCGGAAGCTGCCGGTTTCGATCAAGCGCAACAGCTTGACCTGCATGGCCAAGGGCACCTCACCTATCTCGTCCAGGAACAGCGTACCGCCATGGGCAGCTTCCGCCAGGCCGGTCTTGCGCTGGTGCGCACCGGTGAATGCGCCCTTCTCATAACCGAACAGTTCGCTTTCGAAAAGCGCCTCCGTCAGGCTGGTGCAATCGACCACGACCAAGGGCCCATCGGCTCTGGGGCTGCCCATGTGCAATGCGCGCGCGAACAGTTCCTTGCCGGTGCCGGACTCACCCTGGAGCAAGACAGGGATGTCAGCCGGCGCCGCGCGTTGCAAGCTGGCCAATGCCGCCTTGAATGCAGGTGCCTGGCCCACTAGGCCCTGTTCCTGAGGCTGGGCAGATGCGATGACGATACGGGTGAGCCGTTCGACGAAAGCAATCACCCTGCCCTGCTCATCCAGGATCGGCCGAAGTTCGACATCCACATGTTCCGGCCCGCGTGGGGTGTGATGCACATGCAGCACACGCTCGGGCACCTTGCTGGACCAGGCCTTGCGCATCGGGCAGTCCTCGCCGGCCTGGTCGCAGGGAACGTGGTAATGGTGTGAGACCTTGTGACATTTCTGCCCAAGCGGCGCCTGCTGGTCCTGGCCGAACTGACGTCGATAAGCGGCGTTGGCGGCCAGAATGTTGTAGTCGGTGTCCAGCACGATGGCGGGCAGTACGTCGTGCTCCAGGAAAGACACCAAGGCAAGCACGGAAGGGTGAGGTTCGGACATGACGGCACCAGTCGGATAACGAGTTCGAGGGTAGCAAGGACTGCCAGCTGCTGCCATCGACTGACACCTGACTGCCACTGTTCACTGCCAACGAAGCTGCCATTTGCCTGTCACTCCGCCAATTCTGGGCTCCAGGCGAGTATCAGTGGGGTGGCATGCATCTTGATGGGGATAGGTATGGCGCCCTCTGGAAAAATGCAGCCAACGAGGGGGAGCCGAATGGGAGACTTGAATGATCATTGGCAATAACTTTCACGTGGAAGCGTTCTTCGACAGCGCCACCTCAACCATCAGCTACCTGGTCATGGATGGCGAAACGCGTGCTTGCGCCTTGATCGACAGCGTTCTGGATTACGACCCGAAGGCTGGGCGCGTGACCACAGCCTCTGCAGATTGCCTGATCGAACGCGTGAAAGCGCTTGGCGCCCAGGTGCAGTGGATATTGGAAACCCATGTGCATGCAGATCACCTGTCCGCTGCTGCCTACCTCAAAGACAAGCTGGGAGGCCGCATTGCAATCGGCGCTTGCATCACCCAGGTCCAGAAAGTCTTCGGCAGTTTGTTCAACGCTGAACCTGGCTTCGCCCGTGATGGCAGCCAGTTCGACGTCCTGTTCGACGATGGAGACATTTTCCAGATAGGCAATCTGCAGGCTCAAGCCCTGCATACCCCTGGGCATACGCCTGCCTGCATGAGCTACCTCATCGAGCATGAAGGCGAGTCGGCAGTCTTCGTCGGCGACACGCTGTTCATGCCGGACTACGGGACTGCGCGATGCGACTTCCCTGGCGCCGATGCTCGGACCCTGTATCGGTCGATCCACCGCCTCCTGGCCCTTGGAGATAGCACCCGGCTGTTCATGTGCCACGACTACCTGCCCGAAGGGCGCGAGCTGCGGTACATGACCACCGTGGCCGAGCAGCGCACTCAGAACATTCACATCCACCAGGGTATCGACGAAGACAGCTTCGTTGCCATGCGCCAAGCGCGTGATCGAACGCTGGACATGCCTGTCCTGATCCTGCCCGCCGTCCAGGTGAACATGCGCAGCGGCCAGTTCCCAGCGCCTGAAGCCAATGGGGTGCGCTACCTGAAGATTCCCCTCAATTCGCTGTAGTCAGGCACATCCCATAACCAGACAGTCAGGATCAACCATGCCCGCCGTGCCCTCTTCCGTCCCAGCCTTTCATCACCAGATCATCATCATAGGCGCCGGTGCTGCTGGCATTGCGACGGCGTCCAGCCTCCTCAAGCGCGACCGCTCGCTGGACATTGCCCTGATAGACCCCGCCGAGGTCCATTACTACCAACCCGGCTGGACCATGGTCGGTGCTGGGGTCTTCGATGCCCCGAGCACGGCTCGGCCGATGTCGTCCGTCATCCCTCGCGCGGTGCGCTGGATCAAGTCACAGGTGCAAGGGTTCGATGCACATTGTCGCAAGGTCCTGCTGGCAGATGGCAGGGCTTTCACCTATGAACAGCTGGTGGTCTGCCCCGGATTGAAGCTGGATTGGACGGCCATCGATGGGCTGGCCGATACCCTGGGCGAGCATGGCGTCACGTCCAATTACCGCTATGACCTGGCGCCCTATACCTGGGAGTTGGTGCAAGGCCTCAGGCAAGGCCGCGCCGTGTTCTGCCAGCCGCCCATGCCCATCAAATGCGCTGGCGCACCGCAAAAAGCGCTGTACCTTTCGTGCGACCACTGGCTGCGCCAGGGCCGACTGGGCACCGTACGAGCCAGCTTTTTCAATGCCGGCAATGCCTTGTTCGGGGTGCCGGCCTATGTGCCTGCATTGATGGCGTATATCGACAAGTACTCGGTAGACCTCAACTTCGGCCATCGGCTGATCGCGGTGGATGGACCGAAGCAGCAGGCTGTGTTCGCCCATACGTTTGCGGATGGCACTCAGCACCTTCGCACCGAGCCGTTCGACATGCTGCATGTGGTACCGCCGCAGGTCGCCCCCGACTTCATTCGTCACAGCTGCCTCGCCGATGGCGCTGGCTGGGTGGATGTGGATCCCGCGACCCTGCGCCATCGTACATTCGCCCATGTGCACGCCCTTGGGGACGTGATCAATGCCAGCAACGCGAAGACGGCA is part of the Pseudomonas parafulva genome and harbors:
- a CDS encoding SDR family oxidoreductase; the encoded protein is MDGIQGKVVVITGASSGIGEATARLLASKGASVVLGARRIDRLHAVANELRLAGGTADVQALDVTRLDSMQSFVDFAMSLHGRIDVLINNAGVMPLSKLEALKVQEWDQMIDVNIRGVLHGIAAALPVMQRQRAGQIINIASIGAYTVSPTAAVYCATKYAVRAISEGLRQEVGGDIRVTLIAPGVTESELADSISDAGGRAEMQAFRKVAIPASAIAQAIAYAVAQPAEVDVSELVVRPTASPF
- a CDS encoding NAD(P)/FAD-dependent oxidoreductase is translated as MPAVPSSVPAFHHQIIIIGAGAAGIATASSLLKRDRSLDIALIDPAEVHYYQPGWTMVGAGVFDAPSTARPMSSVIPRAVRWIKSQVQGFDAHCRKVLLADGRAFTYEQLVVCPGLKLDWTAIDGLADTLGEHGVTSNYRYDLAPYTWELVQGLRQGRAVFCQPPMPIKCAGAPQKALYLSCDHWLRQGRLGTVRASFFNAGNALFGVPAYVPALMAYIDKYSVDLNFGHRLIAVDGPKQQAVFAHTFADGTQHLRTEPFDMLHVVPPQVAPDFIRHSCLADGAGWVDVDPATLRHRTFAHVHALGDVINASNAKTAAAARKQAPVVANNVLVALGRHTGLAHYDGYGSCPLTVERGKIVLAEFGYGGALKPSFPQWLLDGRKPTRLAWLLKARLLPPLYWQGMLKGREWLAKPVASTTEAAQ
- a CDS encoding MBL fold metallo-hydrolase → MIIGNNFHVEAFFDSATSTISYLVMDGETRACALIDSVLDYDPKAGRVTTASADCLIERVKALGAQVQWILETHVHADHLSAAAYLKDKLGGRIAIGACITQVQKVFGSLFNAEPGFARDGSQFDVLFDDGDIFQIGNLQAQALHTPGHTPACMSYLIEHEGESAVFVGDTLFMPDYGTARCDFPGADARTLYRSIHRLLALGDSTRLFMCHDYLPEGRELRYMTTVAEQRTQNIHIHQGIDEDSFVAMRQARDRTLDMPVLILPAVQVNMRSGQFPAPEANGVRYLKIPLNSL
- a CDS encoding sigma-54 interaction domain-containing protein, yielding MSEPHPSVLALVSFLEHDVLPAIVLDTDYNILAANAAYRRQFGQDQQAPLGQKCHKVSHHYHVPCDQAGEDCPMRKAWSSKVPERVLHVHHTPRGPEHVDVELRPILDEQGRVIAFVERLTRIVIASAQPQEQGLVGQAPAFKAALASLQRAAPADIPVLLQGESGTGKELFARALHMGSPRADGPLVVVDCTSLTEALFESELFGYEKGAFTGAHQRKTGLAEAAHGGTLFLDEIGEVPLAMQVKLLRLIETGSFRPVGSLRTVHSDFRLVSATHKPLRQMVADGTFREDLYYRISGFPIRMPALRERSEDLPLLIQSLLKRIAGPSAPTLGDAALDQLRMYPFPGNIRELRNILERARLFADEGVIEPEHLPEDVVSLPAEVRAYASRPADLIQVLSHFKGSRSELAKQLGISERTLYRRLKAAGIADVH